The region TTACTGGCTGTCTTGCAATAGACCCGGCATACAGCCAAGAGGTTCCCGAGTCCTTTGTCCCAGTGAGATCCAACGGCATGGGTGGAGCATTCACAGCGATTTCCAACGACGAGAATGCAGTGTGGACCAACCCAGCTGGTATCGCTCGCGTACGAAAAGCCCGTAGCCGCTCCACGGTTCACATCGTGAAAATTCCGAATATCGTGGTCGGCATCAACACCAATAGCCAAGAGTTTATCGATGGTATAAGCGAATCGGGAAATGAAGAAAACGCGCAAGGCCTGTCGAGCAGCGCGACAGATCTCGCCGACAAGCCCCTTTGGTCAACCCTATCAATGTTTCCTCTGATGATGCTGGACTTGGGCAGCATGCCGTCCATTGTTGGAGCCTATTCTCACACCAAACTAAAAGCGGTCATTGACTCTGAAAACACCGATCAAGCACGAACCGAGGCCATTTCCGATGTGGGTGGGGTCTGGGGCCTAGCCTTTACCAATCGCACGAATAGGCTAAACTTCGGCCTAAACCTGCGCTATGTAGCCCGCTATGCTTATGAAGACACCTTGCTCGTCACAGAGCTTCAAGATGCCAACACCTTGCAAACTCGAATCAAAGAAAACTCCAACAAGTCATCTGCCTTCGCGGTAGACCTTGGATTCATGTGGACCTTTGCCGACTTTTGGTTTCCCACTATTGGTATTGCCGTATTCAACGCCCCCTTGGGCTGCAAAGATGATTATCTGAACCCATTTGCAAAAGTTAGAGAGAAGGTTTGTGGCACAGTTTTTACTGGTGACATTGCCAATCCCGATGCCGTATCCACCATTGACCCCACCGATATCCGCGTGGGAATCTCTATCACACCGAGGCTTAGCAGGAAAATTGCTGCGCGCTTATCGGTAGGTTTTCATCATCTATATATAGGTTCAGGATCCCAGAACTACGGCTTGAGCGATATTCCCATCCAAAAGCAAACCCATGCGGGCATCGAGTTTGTTACAGGCAACCCACTTCTACCATCACCATTCTCTGTTTCAGTCGGGTATAATCAAGGATTTTATAGTATGGGTGCCTCGGTTCGGTTATCGTTCCTATCTCTCGACTTCGCTACTTTTGGTAGAGATATTTCTACTTCAGAAACACCTCAAGAGGACCGCCGAATCATGGCTGGTTTGTCGATTGATTTCTAGTGCTAGACAGTTTTATACTCGAATTCGATTGGCTCTTTTTATCAGAGATCTCCGAAACACCTGGCTTTTGGTGGCATGTTTTAGGCAAGAATTTCTTACCCCAATGCTCTGTAGATTTAAAGTCATATGAAGATCAACTAACGATTCATCGTAGCAAAACACCTGATTGCATCAATTCTTCTTCCAGGCAAGAAATGTCAATGTCACCCGCAACAATGGTATCATATAGCAAACAGTACCATTAAGTGGTACGATCCTAATGATTTAACGGACCGATTCTTATGGGACTGACCGCATGACCAGCAAAAGAGCTAAGATATCGATATTAATGTGTTTTATTAGTTTTGGCGGCTTTAGCGCTTGCACCACCACCAAGCCGGCCTTTCCAAAGAAATACGCCCAGCCGAAAAGCTCGAAGACACCGTCCAGAAAAGGGCAAACCATCAGCAAGCAGGGGGAGAAGGTTTCAAAACCTGTTGCTCCTCAAGTAAAAAACTCTCACGAGGCCTTGTTTTCTAGCCTTCTTGTTCTCGACCAAAGAATCACAGACGATGAGCTTGGCGAAATGAGCCGTATCAATACGCCCCCAGCTCCACGAAGCTTTGCTGAAGCCATTCTCACCTTAGGGAACTTAAAATTCGTCCAACGATCAGCTGCCGATAGCGTCGCCTCTTCTCAGGCAACCGACGAAGCTAATAGTGCAAGCTCAGCCCCCAAGTTGCTGACCATACAAGAACAGTTTAACCGAACCGATATCAATCTGTTTGACTCTCTCAAGGAAAACCCATATCTGCAAAGTCTCCAAGTCTTTCAGATTGTTCAAGCAACCCTAGCGGTGAGTGGCGACAGTGAGCGTTATCGGGAAGGAGTTGCGGAAGTCCTAGGTAGTAGGATTGCTATGTGGCAAGCCTTTGCGGACCAGTTCCAACAAACAGTGCCAAAAGAAGATGGCGAAGACAGCCTCCGACAAGTGGCATCCCCAGTTGATCCAAGCCAATATCGCGCTGCTGACCTTCTACTTGGGGATACTATATTGCTCCAAGCTCAAAAGCTCGCAGAAAAAGGCCAGTTTAAATCAGCTGTTGGCCGAGCATCTCGAGTGACTTCAGTGGACCCATTTTACCCAGCGGCGCAGGAAAAAATAAAATATTTCAGCAATTTAGCTGTTCAGGAGCTTCGCCAAAAAGCAGCACAGGCGTTCCAAAGCTCCCTTCCGGTGGTTGATATTAAAACGAAAGCAGCCTATCTAGTAGAGGCCAAGAAGTATTTGGAAGAAGCCCTCAGTGACTTTCCGGCTGCAGACCACCTCACGACTGTCCGTGAAAACTTGGCGGTGATTACTCGGGATCTGGAGAGCATTGACCAGGACGTGAGCCCTCGTTAGATGATTCAACTCGACCAGCTAAGCAAAAGCTTCGCCAGCAAAACAGTTTTGGACGCAGTCTCCTTTCAATTTCCCAGTCAAAAAAGAATAGCACTCATCGGCGCCAATGGCGCCGGAAAAACCACGCTTCTCAATATCCTATGCGGTCTTGAGGAGCCTGACAGCGGCAAAGTTATTAGCCCCGGGCAATTTCAGATCGGCTACCTCCCTCAAGAGCCCAATCCGCGACCGGAAAGCACGATCATCGAAGAGGCGAAGGCGGGTGCAAAAACTGTCATGTCAATCCAAAAGGATCTGCAAGCTAGCATCAGTCGCCTTGAGCAAGATCACAGTGAAGATGCACTCAAGCATCACGAGGCTCTTGAAGCTGAATTTCAGCGCTTGGATGGTTATTCCCTAGAGGCCAAAGCAAAGAGTATCCTGGCAGGGTTAGGCTTCGCCGAGGAGAAGCTAACGAGCCATCCTACCGCTCTATCCGGTGGATGGCGGATGCGCCTTGAGCTTGCTAAGATTTTCATTAATGAACCAGACTTCCTGATCCTAGATGAGCCTACAAACCATCTCGATCTACCTAGCTTAGTGTGGGTTGAAAATTACCTAAAAAGCTTCAAAGGAACCCTGTTATTCGTATCACATGATCGATCACTCCTTGATCGCCTTGCAAATCATACATTGCTCTTATTCCAGGGCCAACTGGAGTCTTACCCAAGCTCCTTTGAAAAGGCTCTTGAAATGCGTGCTGAGCGGCTTGAGTTGGAAGAAGCCCGGCGCGACAACTTAGCCAAGAAGCGGGAGAAGATGGAGAAGTTTGTGGAACGCTTTGGTGCCAAGGCCACCAAAGCTAAGCAAGCTCAATCGCGAGTCAAGATGATCGGAAAACTCAGGGAACTTGAAGGGGAACTCAACCTTGAGGACAATCAACAAGATATCATCTTTCATTTAGCACCACCGCAAAAGAGTGGTCGTCAAGTCCTAGAGGTGAACGACCTGGCTATCGGCTACGATGCCCCCCTCATTGAAAAGCTGAACCTAGGAATCGAGCGCGGCCAGAAAATTGCTGTCATTGGTGCCAACGGTATCGGCAAGTCTACCCTGCTAAAGTCCATTGTTGGCGAGCTAAAACCCTTGGCCGGTGAAGTTGATTTTGGCCATAATGTGGAGCCAGCCTACTTCTCGCAGAATCATGAGGACTCTCTTGATATCACCAAGGACTGCTTGACGAACGTCCTTGATGGTTCTACGGCTATTGGCGAAAAAGACGCGCGCTCCATTCTAGGTGCCTTCCTGTTTCGCGGGGATGACGTGTTTAAGGAAGTCGAAGTCCTATCGGGTGGTGAAAAAAGCCGGGTGGCCTTAGCAAAAATTCTTGTGCAAAACGCCAATTTTTTGCTTTTAGATGAGCCTACGAACCACTTGGATATGTCTTCGGTAGAAGCGTTGATTCAAGCGGTCAATCAATTTGAGGGAACCATTCTATTTGTGAGCCATGATCGAACGTTTATTGACGCAGTGTGCTCCCATGTTTTTGTTATGCTACCTTCTGGTCAGTCGATGCTTTTTGAAGGCAAACTCGATGACTACCAGCTCATGGCAAAGCAAATGGGGTTTCCTAACGTGCTTGACCCCGACTATAGTCAGACTCAGGAAACCTCTCCTCAAGCGACGGAACAGGCTGTAGAAACCCCGGTCGTATCGCAACAAGAGGTCAAAGACCTGAAAAGGCAGCGCAATAGCCAGCAGAAAAAGCTTGAAAAACTAGAAAGTGAAGAGGCTGGCCTTAAGGCAAAACGTGCTGAACTCGAAGAACAGTCTTATAAAGTGGACCCTAAAGATTATGAGCAACTTGCTCAGATTCGCAGCGAACTTGATCAAATTGAAGAACGGCTGGAAGCCTGCGAAACGGAATGGCTAGAGGCATCAGAAGAGTGTGAAAGGCTCGAAGAACAGCTTCGAGCCATCAACCGCTTATAGAAGCTGGCTGAAAAGCTCAGCAATCTAAACAGAATTACATTTCTGCAGTTTCTGACGAGTCGTCACTTTCCGTCTCTTCAGTCTCTGTTTCGTCACTCCTATAATGACGAGAGCGCGTGCAAGGAATCACTTCACCTTCTCGCACATTTGATAAGTCAACCATCAATAATTCCGGACGCGATTGCTTTAAGTAAGCTACAGCATCTTCTGGAACCTCGAAAAAAGGGTGATCATTGTAGAGGTAGGACCGCATGAAATTCTTTGGCGCTTCCATCATTCCACAAAAAATAAAAGGGAAATCAAGGCGCTTGTTGAGTTGCAACAACTCTGTAAGAATCGTGGTGCAAACTTCCTTTTCGTCCTGGAAGTCAACAATGAGATATCTGATTTCGTGCGCAACTAACCAATTGTGGATGCCAACGGCAACCTCGGAACATGGGCGGCAATCTGGACCGGTTGAACAGATGTCGATTCCATTCAATACAACGGTGCCGTCGATAATCTCTGGTACGAAATCCATAGCAGGCTCCCTGATGACTTTATAATCCAAATATCAAAACTTTCTTAAATAGCCTTTTTTTTGAATTATAGCAAGTTTTAGTTTATGGAGACTCTGCTCTAGCGAAAAAGTTGATGATTATCAATCCATTGCCCTAGATACTGCCGTTTGATCTCAGAAAGTCTTGGGGATTTGAGCTGCTGGCGAATAACCTCAACCTCTTGAATCAAATACCGTCTGGCATCTTCCACGGTCCGGCACTGAAAGGGAGGCCGATTCATTTCAAGGGGCACATGCCGATCCCCAAGCAGCTTGAGCAGCCTTGTATCTGCTTTTTCATCGCAAACACCAGCTTCCAAAAGGTTTTGCCTGTCAAGTTCCGTCGATAGTAAGATTCGAATCTGCCACAAACCTCCCTGCGTATCCTCGGGATTGGGGCCAAGGTGTGAAGATACTTGAAGAAACCAATTAGTCCCCGAGGCATCGGTCAGACTGTGATAATTATTGTTTTTAAGCCATGAATTAAACTGGTATGCTGCACCGACTTGATTCGTGGTAACTTTACTTACGGTTCCAGAGTTCTCGGCAAACATATAGGTCACCTTTTATGGCATATCGTTACCTTTCTATCTTATCGCGAAAGCTCGTACTAGCACTGGTCATAAGCTGCAGCCTTGGTTCCTGTGCCTACCGATTTACCAATGTGGTGATGACGGTGCCCGAGGGCGTGCAGAGCATTGCAGTTGAAGGGATCTACGACACTAGCCGCGAAGTCATACCTCATGAAATCCTATGGACTTCACTGATGGAAGAATTTGCTAGGAATGGTCGCTTGGTGCTGACCTCAAAAGAAGAAGCCGATGCTTTGATGACGGTGCAAATCAAAGATGCTCAGGTTTTTCCATCTGGAGCACCTAGCTCTGAGGCCATTACCAAAGACCCTATTGTTAGCGATACTGATAAGGGCAACCCTTTTGCCTTCAAGAACTTGCGCCGAGCAGGTAACTGGACCACGACAGAAACGGTCACATATACGATTGAAGTTGAAGTCCATAATCTCCGCACCCGCGAGACTATTTTCAGCCGCAATTATAGTACTAGCGGTAGCTTCCGTAGCATTCGAGCGTCATCTGTAGCTCAGACACGGTCCGGCTATCTTCTTTATGAAGAAGCATTGCAGGCTCGAATGAAAAGCATGTCGGAAGGGATTGCACGAAAGGTCGTCACCGACTTCCTCCTTTAACGGTGCTACCTGATTCG is a window of Pseudobacteriovorax antillogorgiicola DNA encoding:
- the abc-f gene encoding ribosomal protection-like ABC-F family protein, producing the protein MIQLDQLSKSFASKTVLDAVSFQFPSQKRIALIGANGAGKTTLLNILCGLEEPDSGKVISPGQFQIGYLPQEPNPRPESTIIEEAKAGAKTVMSIQKDLQASISRLEQDHSEDALKHHEALEAEFQRLDGYSLEAKAKSILAGLGFAEEKLTSHPTALSGGWRMRLELAKIFINEPDFLILDEPTNHLDLPSLVWVENYLKSFKGTLLFVSHDRSLLDRLANHTLLLFQGQLESYPSSFEKALEMRAERLELEEARRDNLAKKREKMEKFVERFGAKATKAKQAQSRVKMIGKLRELEGELNLEDNQQDIIFHLAPPQKSGRQVLEVNDLAIGYDAPLIEKLNLGIERGQKIAVIGANGIGKSTLLKSIVGELKPLAGEVDFGHNVEPAYFSQNHEDSLDITKDCLTNVLDGSTAIGEKDARSILGAFLFRGDDVFKEVEVLSGGEKSRVALAKILVQNANFLLLDEPTNHLDMSSVEALIQAVNQFEGTILFVSHDRTFIDAVCSHVFVMLPSGQSMLFEGKLDDYQLMAKQMGFPNVLDPDYSQTQETSPQATEQAVETPVVSQQEVKDLKRQRNSQQKKLEKLESEEAGLKAKRAELEEQSYKVDPKDYEQLAQIRSELDQIEERLEACETEWLEASEECERLEEQLRAINRL
- a CDS encoding LPS assembly lipoprotein LptE; translation: MAYRYLSILSRKLVLALVISCSLGSCAYRFTNVVMTVPEGVQSIAVEGIYDTSREVIPHEILWTSLMEEFARNGRLVLTSKEEADALMTVQIKDAQVFPSGAPSSEAITKDPIVSDTDKGNPFAFKNLRRAGNWTTTETVTYTIEVEVHNLRTRETIFSRNYSTSGSFRSIRASSVAQTRSGYLLYEEALQARMKSMSEGIARKVVTDFLL